The following proteins come from a genomic window of Kitasatospora sp. NBC_01246:
- a CDS encoding GlsB/YeaQ/YmgE family stress response membrane protein: MSIIAWIVLGLVAGALAKLLLPGRDPGGLVVTTLIGIAGSFVGGWISSRILDKPVSAHFFDLATWGSAIGGALVLLILYRIFFGNSRS; this comes from the coding sequence ATGAGCATCATCGCGTGGATCGTGCTGGGTCTGGTGGCCGGGGCGCTGGCGAAGCTGCTGCTGCCGGGCAGGGACCCGGGCGGTCTGGTGGTGACCACCCTGATCGGCATCGCCGGGTCGTTCGTCGGCGGCTGGATCTCCTCGCGGATCCTGGACAAGCCGGTCTCGGCGCACTTCTTCGACCTGGCCACCTGGGGCTCGGCGATCGGCGGCGCGCTGGTCCTGCTGATCCTCTACCGGATCTTCTTCGGCAACTCCCGCAGCTGA
- a CDS encoding ADP-ribosylglycohydrolase family protein produces the protein MIDSPREDGLRAAGPALDSLQGLALGDAFGDRWFSAPLDEAPAALGARLPRPAPWHWTDDTAMALVLVRHLRRRGAVHQDELAAGFAEEYATEYGRKYGPSMHGVLRAVGAGADWRSVTAEQFGGQGSYGNGAAMRAAPLGAWFAEDLDTVARQAELQALTTHFHPEAVAGAVAVALAAALAARSRGQRPPGRAELLTEVAARLPDSDVRSGLRIAARLPGHTSVRHAAQVLGSGLLISAPDTVPFALWSAATHLDSLPDALWHTLEGWGDMDTTCAIAGGVVAARTGLAGVPAAWLDAREDLPGWVAEP, from the coding sequence ATGATCGATTCCCCTCGGGAGGACGGCCTGCGTGCCGCCGGACCGGCGCTGGACAGCCTGCAAGGACTCGCCCTCGGCGACGCCTTCGGCGACCGCTGGTTCTCCGCCCCGCTCGACGAGGCTCCCGCCGCACTGGGCGCCCGGCTGCCCCGCCCGGCGCCCTGGCACTGGACGGACGACACCGCGATGGCGCTCGTCCTGGTCCGTCATCTCCGTCGCCGCGGTGCGGTCCACCAGGACGAACTGGCGGCCGGGTTCGCCGAGGAGTACGCCACCGAGTACGGGCGCAAGTACGGGCCGTCGATGCACGGCGTGCTGCGGGCGGTGGGTGCGGGCGCCGACTGGCGGAGCGTCACCGCGGAGCAGTTCGGCGGGCAGGGCTCCTACGGGAACGGCGCCGCCATGCGGGCCGCCCCGCTGGGCGCCTGGTTCGCCGAAGACCTGGACACCGTGGCCCGGCAGGCCGAACTGCAGGCGCTCACCACGCACTTCCACCCGGAGGCGGTGGCGGGGGCCGTCGCGGTCGCGCTGGCGGCGGCGCTCGCCGCCCGCAGCCGGGGGCAGCGCCCGCCCGGTCGGGCCGAGTTGCTCACCGAGGTCGCCGCCCGGCTGCCCGACAGCGACGTCCGCTCCGGACTGCGGATCGCCGCCCGGCTGCCGGGGCACACCAGCGTCCGGCACGCCGCTCAGGTCCTCGGGTCCGGGCTCCTGATCTCCGCCCCGGACACCGTGCCGTTCGCCCTCTGGTCCGCTGCCACGCACCTGGACTCCCTGCCGGACGCGCTCTGGCACACCCTGGAGGGCTGGGGCGACATGGACACCACGTGCGCGATCGCGGGCGGCGTGGTCGCCGCCCGGACCGGCCTCGCCGGGGTGCCCGCCGCCTGGCTGGACGCCCGCGAGGACCTGCCCGGGTGGGTGGCCGAGCCGTAG
- the paaB gene encoding 1,2-phenylacetyl-CoA epoxidase subunit PaaB, translating to MTESKAGWPLYEVFVRPRRGLNHVHVGSLHAADDRMALLAARDLYTRRNEGVSLWVVPSAAITASTPDERDPFFAPSGDKVYRHPTFYDIPEDVPHI from the coding sequence GTGACCGAGTCCAAGGCCGGCTGGCCGCTCTACGAGGTGTTCGTGCGCCCCCGGCGCGGACTGAACCACGTCCACGTCGGCTCGCTGCACGCGGCCGACGACCGGATGGCGCTGCTCGCCGCCCGTGACCTCTACACCCGGCGCAACGAGGGCGTCAGCCTCTGGGTGGTCCCCTCCGCCGCGATCACCGCCTCGACCCCGGACGAGCGCGACCCCTTCTTCGCCCCCAGCGGCGACAAGGTGTACCGCCACCCGACCTTCTACGACATCCCCGAGGATGTCCCGCACATCTGA
- the paaC gene encoding 1,2-phenylacetyl-CoA epoxidase subunit PaaC, with protein MTDDHVYLSLSEASDEPEGEGRWAYGTGFADPLLGVDTAVPPGLDGADLAAYCLMLGDDALVLAQRLTEWCTRAPELEEEVALANLGLDLLGQARQLLTRAGQADGSGRTEDDLAYWREEHDFRNVRLVEAENGDFAFSVARLLVFATARGALYEALATHRDPVLAAVAARGVKELAYHREYATAWTLRLGDGTPYSALRMQAGLDAVWPLVEELFTAHPVELRVGVDPAGLREPLLRSLAAVLAEAGLTVPEVAGLATVGGRAGRDGVHTEALGPLLAEFQVVARAHPGATW; from the coding sequence ATGACAGACGACCACGTCTACCTGAGCCTCTCCGAGGCGTCCGACGAGCCCGAGGGCGAAGGCCGCTGGGCGTACGGGACGGGCTTCGCCGACCCGCTGCTCGGGGTGGACACCGCCGTGCCGCCCGGCCTGGACGGCGCCGACCTCGCCGCGTACTGCCTGATGCTGGGCGACGACGCCCTCGTCCTCGCCCAGCGGCTCACCGAGTGGTGCACCCGGGCGCCGGAGCTGGAGGAGGAGGTCGCGCTCGCCAACCTGGGCCTCGACCTGCTCGGCCAGGCCCGCCAGCTGCTCACCCGGGCCGGCCAGGCGGACGGCTCCGGCCGCACCGAGGACGACCTGGCGTACTGGCGCGAGGAGCACGACTTCCGCAACGTCCGGCTGGTCGAGGCGGAGAACGGGGACTTCGCGTTCTCGGTCGCCCGGCTGCTGGTCTTCGCGACCGCGCGCGGCGCGCTGTACGAGGCGCTGGCTACGCACCGCGACCCCGTGCTGGCGGCGGTCGCCGCCCGGGGCGTCAAGGAGCTGGCCTACCACCGCGAGTACGCCACCGCCTGGACGCTGCGGCTCGGCGACGGGACGCCGTACTCGGCGCTGCGGATGCAGGCCGGTCTGGACGCGGTCTGGCCGCTGGTGGAGGAGCTGTTCACGGCGCATCCGGTGGAGCTGCGGGTCGGCGTGGACCCGGCCGGCCTGCGCGAGCCGCTGCTGCGCTCGCTGGCCGCCGTCCTCGCCGAGGCCGGGCTGACCGTGCCCGAGGTGGCGGGGCTGGCCACGGTCGGCGGCCGGGCCGGGCGGGACGGCGTGCACACCGAGGCGCTCGGTCCGCTGCTGGCCGAGTTCCAGGTGGTGGCCCGCGCGCACCCGGGGGCGACA
- a CDS encoding GNAT family N-acetyltransferase — MTVTVHDAEAENRFEARVDGAPAGFAEYIRSDRLVVYPHTVVEPAFEGQGVGSALARAALDDARERGLAVLATCPFIKGWMLRHPAYTDLAYENRSRVSD; from the coding sequence ATGACCGTCACCGTGCACGACGCCGAAGCCGAGAACCGCTTCGAGGCCCGGGTGGACGGCGCCCCGGCGGGCTTCGCCGAGTACATCCGCAGCGACCGGCTGGTGGTCTACCCGCACACCGTGGTCGAGCCGGCGTTCGAGGGGCAGGGGGTCGGCAGCGCGCTGGCCCGGGCCGCGCTGGACGACGCACGCGAACGGGGCCTGGCGGTACTGGCGACCTGCCCGTTCATCAAGGGCTGGATGCTGCGCCACCCCGCGTACACGGATCTGGCCTACGAGAACCGCAGCCGGGTGAGCGACTGA
- a CDS encoding aldo/keto reductase produces MPQRPLGATGPTTSALGLGCMGMSDLYGPADEAESIATVHAALDAGITLLDTGDFYGMGHNELLIHDALRGRDRASVQISVKFGAQRAPDGQWLGYDASPAATKTALAYTLRRLRTDYVDVYRPARLDPSVPIEETVGAIADLVKAGHVRHIGLSEVGADSLRRAAAVHPISDLQIEYSLLSRSIEAEILPTARELGIGVTAYGVLSRGLLSGHWDNGRALAGSDFRGHSPRFQGDNLAHNLDLVEALRAVAEQRGASVAQVAIAWVASRGEDIVPLVGARRRDRLAEALGALDVALTPADLAAIEAAVPAGSAAGDRYAAAQMAHLDSEH; encoded by the coding sequence ATCCCGCAGCGCCCGCTCGGCGCCACCGGCCCCACCACCTCCGCCCTCGGCCTCGGCTGCATGGGCATGTCCGACCTCTACGGCCCGGCCGACGAGGCCGAGAGCATCGCGACCGTGCACGCCGCACTCGACGCGGGCATCACCCTGCTCGACACCGGCGACTTCTACGGCATGGGCCACAACGAACTGCTGATCCACGACGCGCTGCGCGGCCGGGACCGCGCGAGTGTGCAGATCAGCGTGAAGTTCGGCGCCCAGCGCGCCCCGGACGGCCAGTGGCTCGGCTACGACGCGAGCCCGGCCGCCACCAAGACCGCCCTCGCCTACACGCTGCGCCGGCTGCGGACCGACTACGTCGACGTCTACCGCCCGGCCCGGCTGGACCCGAGCGTTCCGATCGAGGAGACGGTCGGCGCGATCGCCGACCTCGTCAAGGCCGGTCACGTCCGCCACATCGGCCTGTCCGAGGTCGGCGCCGACTCGCTGCGCCGGGCCGCCGCCGTGCACCCGATCAGCGACCTGCAGATCGAGTACTCACTGCTCTCGCGGTCCATCGAGGCCGAGATCCTGCCCACCGCCCGCGAGCTGGGCATCGGCGTCACCGCGTACGGCGTGCTTTCGCGCGGGCTGCTCAGCGGGCACTGGGACAACGGGCGCGCGCTGGCCGGCTCGGACTTCCGCGGCCACAGCCCCCGCTTCCAGGGCGACAACCTGGCCCACAACCTCGACCTGGTCGAGGCGCTGCGCGCGGTCGCCGAGCAGCGGGGCGCGAGCGTCGCCCAGGTCGCGATCGCCTGGGTCGCCTCGCGCGGCGAGGACATCGTGCCGCTGGTCGGCGCCCGCCGTCGCGACCGGCTCGCCGAGGCCCTCGGCGCGCTGGACGTCGCCCTCACTCCGGCCGACCTCGCCGCCATCGAGGCCGCCGTCCCCGCCGGGTCCGCCGCCGGGGACAGGTACGCTGCCGCTCAGATGGCCCACCTCGACAGCGAGCACTGA
- a CDS encoding M20/M25/M40 family metallo-hydrolase, which translates to MEPPTPPAADGDPHAGLTAALPGLPQALGSRARTLAGAVRRRCADLARIESPSGDAPRLDALAEELAAGFRATGATAHREPGPAGDHLVLQWDGQDESLPHLLVVGHHDTVWPAGILNDWPVTEQDGTLSGPGVVDMKGGLAVLEGAFALLADLGQRPHRTVRLVVVSDEEVGSPDGRRLVERQLRGAAAVLGLEPPHPDGRLKTARRGSTRVRLTVTGREAHAGNDAGEGVSAVDELVDQLVAVRDLARRPGTELNAGRISGGTRANVVAGRAEAELGLRFSTGEAQRRTLDSLARLTALRPGARVRTEVLSSRPAWPERTANPLLRHVRSLAAVLGQQLDGGPAGGAGDTNLPGSRGLPTLDGFGAVGAGAHARHEHIRIDQLAPRIALLAALLAVPLPRLRDRSEG; encoded by the coding sequence GTGGAGCCGCCCACCCCTCCGGCCGCCGACGGTGATCCCCACGCCGGCCTGACCGCCGCCCTCCCCGGACTGCCCCAGGCCCTCGGCTCCCGCGCCCGTACGCTGGCCGGAGCCGTCCGACGCCGCTGCGCGGACCTCGCCCGTATCGAGTCGCCCAGTGGCGACGCGCCTCGACTCGACGCCCTCGCCGAGGAGTTGGCCGCCGGATTCCGCGCGACCGGCGCCACCGCCCACCGCGAGCCCGGCCCCGCCGGTGATCACCTGGTGCTCCAGTGGGACGGCCAGGACGAGAGCCTGCCGCACCTCCTCGTGGTCGGCCACCACGACACCGTCTGGCCGGCCGGGATCCTGAACGACTGGCCGGTGACCGAGCAGGACGGCACCCTCAGCGGCCCCGGCGTCGTCGACATGAAGGGCGGACTCGCCGTCCTGGAGGGCGCGTTCGCCCTGCTGGCCGACCTCGGTCAGCGCCCGCACCGCACCGTCCGGCTGGTCGTGGTCTCGGACGAGGAGGTCGGCAGCCCGGACGGCAGGCGCCTGGTCGAGCGCCAACTGCGCGGCGCGGCGGCCGTCCTGGGGCTCGAACCGCCGCACCCGGACGGCCGGCTCAAGACCGCCCGCCGGGGCAGCACCCGGGTGCGGCTCACCGTCACCGGGCGGGAGGCGCACGCCGGCAACGACGCCGGCGAGGGGGTCTCCGCGGTGGACGAGCTGGTCGACCAGCTGGTCGCGGTCCGTGACCTCGCCCGCCGGCCCGGTACCGAGCTCAACGCCGGGCGGATCAGCGGCGGTACCCGCGCCAACGTGGTCGCCGGCCGGGCCGAGGCCGAGCTGGGTCTGCGCTTCTCCACCGGTGAGGCGCAGCGCCGCACGCTCGACAGCCTCGCCCGGCTCACCGCGCTGCGGCCCGGGGCCCGGGTGCGGACGGAGGTCCTGTCCAGCCGGCCGGCCTGGCCGGAGCGCACCGCCAACCCGCTGCTGCGGCACGTCCGGTCGCTCGCGGCGGTGCTCGGGCAGCAGCTGGACGGCGGCCCGGCCGGCGGCGCCGGTGACACCAACCTGCCGGGCTCGCGCGGCCTGCCGACGCTGGACGGCTTCGGCGCGGTCGGGGCCGGGGCGCACGCCCGGCACGAGCACATCCGGATCGATCAGCTGGCGCCCCGGATCGCGCTGCTGGCGGCGCTCCTCGCCGTACCGCTGCCGCGCCTGCGGGACCGGTCGGAGGGGTGA
- the paaA gene encoding 1,2-phenylacetyl-CoA epoxidase subunit PaaA — protein MTTEVAERASAQTQEERFEAVVAAEQRIEPRDWMPDAYRATLIRQIAQHAHSEIIGMQPEGNWLTRAPSLRRKAILLAKAQDEAGHGLYLYAAAETLGVDRAELTEKLISGRQKYSSIFNYPTLTFADVGVIGWLVDGAAICNQVPLCRCSYGPYARAMVRICKEESFHQRQGYELLMTLMRGTDAQRRMVQDAVDRWWWPSLMMFGPSDAESPNTARSMGWRIKRHTNDELRQRFVDMTVPQADHLGVTLPDPALRWNEDRGCWDFGEPDWSELTRVIQGQGPCNAQRVDRRRAAHEDGAWVREAATAYARKRRAESRPTAPAATAPAATAPAPTAGPEAPSAQSEENGK, from the coding sequence GTGACAACAGAGGTGGCCGAACGGGCCTCCGCGCAGACGCAGGAGGAGCGGTTCGAGGCGGTCGTCGCCGCCGAGCAGCGGATCGAACCCCGGGACTGGATGCCCGACGCCTACCGGGCCACCCTGATCCGCCAGATCGCCCAGCACGCCCACTCCGAGATCATCGGCATGCAGCCCGAGGGCAACTGGCTCACCCGTGCCCCGTCGCTGCGCCGCAAGGCGATCCTGCTCGCCAAGGCCCAGGACGAGGCCGGCCACGGGCTCTACCTCTACGCCGCCGCCGAGACCCTCGGCGTGGACCGGGCGGAGCTGACCGAGAAGCTGATCTCCGGCCGCCAGAAGTACTCCTCGATCTTCAACTACCCGACCCTCACCTTCGCCGACGTCGGTGTGATCGGCTGGCTGGTCGACGGCGCCGCGATCTGCAACCAGGTACCGCTCTGCCGCTGCAGCTACGGCCCGTACGCGCGCGCGATGGTCCGGATCTGCAAGGAGGAGTCCTTCCACCAGCGCCAGGGCTACGAACTGCTGATGACGCTGATGCGCGGCACCGACGCCCAGCGGCGGATGGTCCAGGACGCGGTGGACCGCTGGTGGTGGCCGTCCCTGATGATGTTCGGTCCCTCCGACGCGGAGTCGCCGAACACCGCCCGCTCGATGGGCTGGCGGATCAAGCGCCACACCAACGACGAGCTGCGGCAGCGCTTCGTCGACATGACCGTCCCGCAGGCGGACCACCTCGGGGTCACGCTGCCCGACCCGGCGCTGCGCTGGAACGAGGACCGGGGCTGCTGGGACTTCGGCGAGCCGGACTGGTCCGAGCTGACCAGGGTCATCCAGGGCCAGGGCCCGTGCAACGCCCAGCGGGTGGACCGCCGCCGCGCGGCCCACGAGGACGGCGCCTGGGTCCGCGAGGCGGCCACCGCCTACGCGCGCAAGCGCCGGGCGGAGAGCCGCCCGACCGCCCCGGCCGCCACCGCCCCGGCCGCCACCGCCCCGGCCCCGACGGCCGGACCCGAAGCGCCGAGCGCGCAGAGCGAGGAGAACGGAAAGTGA
- a CDS encoding glycosyltransferase: MRILIATAGSRGDVAPFTGLGARLRAAGHQVAVATHTTFAGQVRAAGLEFRPLPVDPRAELASDRGQRVLRSGSGPLSLLQLLRLGRSFMPALGDAIVAATAQGTDLLLTTSATTPLGQVAAEAAGIPSIGLYLQPIAPTREFAPSVTGTRSLGRTGNLLAGHAVEAAADRLFAPAVRGLRHRLGLPARGIARTRRAHAVLHGFSPTVVPRPADWRPGLEVAGYWWPHPEPGWRPPDRLVDFLAAGPPPVFVGFGSLVVPDPAALSATVLAGLRAAGVRAVLQAGWSGLGAADSDDVLTIDDTPHDWLFPRMAAVVHHAGAGTTAATLRAGTPAVPVPAQLDAPFWSARLTRLGTSPGPVPLPALTSARLAAAVRRTLDTPHYRERARAVAAALAAEDGTAGVLAAVDRLAS; this comes from the coding sequence ATGCGCATCCTGATCGCCACCGCCGGGTCCCGGGGCGATGTGGCGCCCTTCACCGGTCTGGGCGCCCGGCTCCGCGCGGCCGGCCACCAGGTGGCCGTCGCCACCCACACCACCTTCGCCGGCCAGGTGCGCGCCGCGGGCCTGGAGTTCCGCCCGCTCCCGGTCGATCCGCGCGCCGAACTCGCCTCCGACCGCGGCCAGCGGGTCCTGCGGTCCGGCTCCGGACCGCTGTCCCTCCTCCAACTCCTGCGCCTCGGGCGCTCCTTCATGCCCGCCCTCGGCGACGCCATCGTGGCGGCCACCGCCCAGGGCACCGACCTGCTGCTCACCACCAGCGCCACCACCCCGCTCGGCCAGGTCGCCGCCGAGGCCGCCGGCATCCCCAGCATCGGCCTCTACCTCCAACCGATCGCCCCCACCCGGGAGTTCGCGCCCTCCGTGACCGGCACCCGGTCGTTGGGCCGGACCGGGAACCTGCTCGCCGGCCACGCCGTGGAGGCCGCCGCCGACCGCCTCTTCGCCCCCGCCGTCCGCGGGTTGCGCCACCGGCTCGGCCTGCCGGCGCGCGGCATCGCCCGGACCCGGCGCGCCCACGCCGTGCTGCACGGCTTCTCCCCGACCGTCGTGCCGCGCCCCGCCGACTGGCGACCCGGCCTGGAGGTCGCCGGGTACTGGTGGCCGCACCCCGAGCCCGGGTGGCGACCGCCGGACCGCCTCGTCGACTTCCTCGCCGCCGGGCCGCCGCCGGTCTTCGTCGGCTTCGGCAGCCTGGTCGTCCCCGATCCGGCGGCGCTGAGCGCCACCGTCCTCGCCGGACTGCGTGCCGCCGGGGTGCGGGCCGTCCTCCAGGCCGGCTGGAGCGGCCTCGGCGCGGCCGACTCCGACGACGTCCTCACCATCGACGACACCCCGCACGACTGGCTGTTCCCGCGGATGGCCGCCGTCGTCCACCACGCCGGGGCCGGCACCACCGCCGCCACCCTGCGGGCCGGCACGCCCGCCGTCCCCGTGCCCGCCCAGCTCGACGCGCCGTTCTGGTCCGCGCGCCTCACCCGCCTGGGCACCTCCCCCGGGCCGGTCCCGCTCCCCGCCCTCACGTCCGCCCGCCTGGCCGCCGCCGTCCGCCGCACGCTGGACACGCCGCACTACCGGGAGCGCGCCCGGGCCGTCGCCGCCGCGCTGGCCGCCGAGGACGGCACCGCCGGGGTCCTGGCCGCCGTCGACCGCCTCGCCTCCTGA
- a CDS encoding TetR family transcriptional regulator, with translation MTTDSALTPEQILGATEEVLRRFGPAKATVVDVARTLGVSHGSVYRHFPSKAALREAVTQRWLDQAHDSLASITAESGPAVERLHRWLETLFAAKRKKALDDPQLFATYLVLVAETSSTVEAHIDTLVEQIGRIVQAGVNSGEFGPAPVGPTARALFEATAHFHDPAYAAEWSDPQAPERFAALWKLLLGGLLTR, from the coding sequence GTGACCACGGACAGCGCACTCACTCCCGAGCAGATCCTGGGCGCAACGGAGGAGGTCCTCCGGCGGTTCGGCCCCGCCAAGGCCACCGTGGTGGACGTCGCCCGCACCCTCGGCGTCAGCCACGGCAGCGTCTACCGCCACTTCCCCAGCAAGGCGGCGCTGCGCGAGGCCGTCACCCAGCGCTGGCTCGACCAGGCGCACGACAGCCTGGCGTCTATCACCGCCGAGTCCGGCCCGGCGGTGGAGCGCCTGCACCGCTGGCTGGAGACGCTGTTCGCCGCCAAGCGGAAGAAGGCGCTCGACGACCCCCAGCTGTTCGCGACCTACCTGGTGCTGGTCGCGGAGACCAGCAGCACCGTCGAGGCCCACATCGACACCCTGGTCGAACAGATCGGCCGGATCGTCCAGGCCGGGGTGAACAGCGGGGAGTTCGGGCCGGCTCCGGTCGGCCCGACCGCCCGGGCCCTGTTCGAGGCGACCGCACACTTCCACGACCCCGCGTACGCCGCCGAGTGGTCCGACCCCCAGGCACCGGAGCGCTTCGCCGCCCTCTGGAAGCTCCTCCTCGGCGGCCTCCTCACCCGCTGA